A DNA window from Paraclostridium bifermentans contains the following coding sequences:
- the pfkA gene encoding 6-phosphofructokinase, giving the protein MKTIGILTSGGDAPGMNAAIRAVVRSAIYYGCKVYGINRGYKGLIEEDIQEMNLSSVGDIIHRGGTILKSSRCEEFKTEEGRAVAVKILKKYKVDCLVVIGGDGSFNGAQKLSDLGFPAIGIPGTIDNDLPYTDYTIGFDTTMNTIIDAIGKIRDTSSSHERVNIVEVMGRHCGDLALYAGLAGGAETVIVPEIDFKIDDVCKRLKTTQKRGKRHSIIVLAEGVGNASELGKEIVSRTGADLRITVLGHVQRGGSPSAFDRILASRMGVRAVELLLDGKSARVVGIKDNKIIDLDIYEALAMKRKFDDETYELVKILSI; this is encoded by the coding sequence ATGAAAACTATAGGTATATTAACTAGTGGAGGAGATGCACCAGGTATGAATGCAGCTATAAGAGCTGTTGTTAGATCTGCTATATACTATGGGTGTAAGGTTTATGGAATAAATAGAGGGTACAAAGGATTAATAGAAGAAGACATACAAGAAATGAATTTATCTTCAGTTGGGGATATAATACATAGAGGTGGAACTATATTAAAATCATCTAGATGTGAAGAATTTAAAACAGAAGAAGGAAGAGCTGTAGCAGTAAAGATACTTAAAAAATATAAAGTAGATTGTCTTGTTGTTATAGGTGGAGATGGATCATTTAATGGAGCTCAAAAACTAAGTGATTTAGGATTCCCAGCAATAGGAATACCAGGAACTATAGATAACGATTTACCATATACAGATTATACTATAGGTTTTGATACAACAATGAATACTATAATAGATGCAATAGGAAAAATAAGAGATACATCTTCATCTCATGAAAGGGTTAACATTGTTGAGGTTATGGGAAGACACTGTGGAGATTTAGCTTTATATGCAGGTCTTGCTGGTGGAGCAGAAACAGTTATAGTTCCGGAAATAGATTTCAAAATTGATGATGTTTGTAAAAGATTAAAAACTACTCAAAAAAGAGGCAAGAGACATAGTATAATTGTTTTAGCTGAAGGGGTTGGAAATGCAAGTGAGCTAGGAAAAGAAATAGTTTCTAGAACAGGAGCTGATTTAAGAATAACAGTATTAGGACATGTTCAAAGAGGTGGAAGTCCGAGTGCATTCGATAGAATACTTGCAAGTAGAATGGGTGTACGTGCTGTAGAATTATTATTAGATGGTAAATCAGCTAGAGTAGTTGGTATAAAAGATAATAAGATTATAGATTTAGATATATATGAAGCTTTAGCTATGAAAAGAAAATTTGATGATGAAACTTATGAATTGGTAAAAATATTATCTATATAA